The DNA region GCCTAAAGTGTCATCTCCATAATCTAGAGGCAATCCTTTTTTCTTTCTAAGCGTCCAAGCAACAAGAACCGGGAACTTAGCTAAGATTCTAACAATAGCGTGATACATATCCTTATCGGACGAAACATCTACCGTAGAAGGGTTAAAGGCAATTAACGCACTCGTTAAAGAAGACAATACACCCATTGGATGTGCGGATTTTGGAAACCCGTCCAAAATCTTTTTCATTTCTTCGTCTACATGAGACTCGTCCTTAATATCGGCATGAAATTTTTCTAATTCGGTCTTGTTCGGTAATTCGCCAAAAATCAAAAGATAGGCAACCTCTAAAAAATCGGCTTTTTCGGCAAGTTCCTCAATGGAATAACCTCTATATCTCAAAATACCTTTTTCACCATCTAGAAAAGTTATGGCGCTTTCACACGAACCCGTGTTCTTATATCCTGGATCTATTGTTATCATTCCGCTTGTGGACGACCGTAAACTCTTTATATCTATGGCGAGTTCATCTTCTGTGCCCTTTATTACCGGAAAATCATATTTGTTACCGTTATACTCTAAAGTAGCTTTATCTGACATTTTTGAATTTTACTTAAAATTGAAGTGGATGTAAATTTACGGAAAATGTAACATCTTAACAATGTTGTTTTTTCGTTTAATTAATAATTAACAATGATTTCATTAGTTGTTGTAGAAAAACCAAACTATACTAGAGAACGTATAATTTTGAATAGTATTCATCCAACGATTTTTCCCAAGTAAAGCGAACCTTCTCGGCATTACTTTTTATTTTTTTCCATTTAGGTTTATCGTTCTCCCAAAGGTCAATGGCCTCACTAAAATTCTTGACCATATTCTTAATTTTTTCATCATAGGTCATTCCATCAAAGGCAAAACCTGTAACATGGTGCTCAACCGTATCTTTCAGACCTCCCGTATGATGAACAAAACAAGGGTTACCGTTACGCATGGCTAACATTTGACTAATTCCGCACGGTTCAAAGAGACTTGGCATACAATACAAATCTGATTCTAAGTATATGGAATCTATTAAGTCTTCCGATTGTCCATTAGTGAAAATAAAATTTTGATGTTTATAACTCATTCCCCTAAAAAACTCTTCATAATCCGGATCCCCTGTTCCCAATAGCATAAAAATACCATCTACCTCCCGCAATCGCTGGAGCATTTGCTCAAAAGCCTCTGGAGAACGTTTAAAAAAGTAAAACTTCTGCTCGGTTAATCTGGCCACGCTCGAAACTATAAACTTAGGTTTTTCCGTTACGTACAACATAATTTTCTCCCCTGTATGAGCCAGAAAATCAGCTTTGTATTTTTTAGACTCATCTTGCAACCAACCAAATAGCGCCTTTACCGTATTTCGGTAAAGTCGACCCTTATCGGCCTTTCTAATATCATTATAATTGGATGCGTTTAAAATACCTATAAGACGACCTTCATTATTTGCATGTTGCAAATCTTTTTCCAGACTTTCTCCTCCCACAAATTCAGGTCTTGCACTTGGCAACATAACATCTTCTTTATAGGATGGAGATACGGTATGAACCGAATCTGCCAAGCGTATACCCACCGCCATAAGATTAATACAATCTTGGTAACGTGGGTCCTTTAAAGCGTCATGATCTAACTGTAGCTCTGGAAACCAATTATGCATAGAGGCATAATTATCATAGAACGGACGTATACCTTGAATTGCCAAATTATGAATACTGTACACGTAGCGCATTTTCTTCAATTCATTATATCTAGGATGATATGTCTTTAGGAATAATAACGCACTGGCATGCCAGTCATGCATATGAACAACATCTAAATCTCCAAAAGCGCCCATCTTTATGGCTTCTGCAACTGCAGTACAAAAGATTATGTACTTTATAAAATCCGTAAAAAAGGGTTCAGTTGGGTCATCATGATAAATATGTGCTATACCTCCTTCCTGAATTTCCGGATGATGAATTACATAATGTATTATGTTTGGACATTCTCTTTTACCAACCACCTCGTACAGTTCAGCCACATAGCTAGTTCCCCTTAGCTGAAAATTAAGATTTGTTCTAAAAGTGCCATTAAAATGAAGTCTTGAATACGAAGGCACCACTACCTGAACTTTATCTCCTCTTTTAGAGATATGCCTAGGAACATCGCGTACAACATCGCCCATCCCCCCAGCTTTACAGTTAGGTATACCATCATTTTCAGCAGCAACAAAAAGAAAATTATTCATGCGAGACGTTGGTTAGAAGTTTGTTAAAAAGATAGGCAAACTTTGCGATTACTCAAAAAAAAAAGCCCTTCGAATTCGAATTTTATCGAACGAAGGGCTCCTTTATTAATCACTTTATAATAGTCTATAACACTATTTAATCTTAAATGCTTTATCCTGAGGATAATAAGCCGTTTCACCAAGTTCTTCCTCAATACGAAGCAACTGATTGTACTTGGCCATACGATCCGATCTTGAAGCCGAACCTGTTTTTATTTGACCTGTATTCAATGCTACTGCCAAATCTGCAATTGTATTATCCTCTGTTTCACCTGATCTATGGCTCATTACAGATGTATACCCTGCATTTTTAGCCATATTTACAGCTGCTATAGTTTCTGTAAGCGTACCTATTTGGTTTACTTTTATTAAGATGGAGTTTGCAATACCATTTTCAATTCCTTTAGACAAACGCTCTACATTTGTAACAAAAAGATCATCTCCAACCAACTGAACTTTATCACCTACTTTTTCAGTCAAAGATTTCCAACCATCCCAATCATTCTCATCCATACCATCTTCAATTGAGATGATAGGGTATTTGGCACTTAAATCTGCCAAGTACTGAGCTTGTTCTTCAGAAGTTCTAACCACTCCTTTATCTCCTTCAAATTTAGTATAGTCATATTTACCATCAACAAAAAACTCAGCTGAAGCACAATCCAAGGCAATCATAATTTCATCGCCCAATTTATAACCTGCATTCTCAACTGCTTTTGCAATAGTATCTAGAGCATCTTCAGTACCCCCTGCTAAGTTAGGCGCAAAACCACCTTCATCACCAACAGCTGTACTTAATCCTCTATCATGTAAAACTTTTTTAAGATTATGGAAGATTTCAGTTCCCATTTGCATGGCATGTGAAAAACTTTTTGCCT from Zobellia alginiliquefaciens includes:
- the eno gene encoding phosphopyruvate hydratase, whose product is MSIILSVHARQILDSRGNPTVEVDVITENGVMGRAAVPSGASTGEHEAVELRDGGNTFMGKGVLKAVENVNTVIAEEILGMSVFEQNLLDQVMIDLDGTPNKSKLGANAILGVSLAAAKAAANELGLSLFRYVGGVSANTLPVPMMNIINGGSHSDAPIAFQEFMVMPVKAKSFSHAMQMGTEIFHNLKKVLHDRGLSTAVGDEGGFAPNLAGGTEDALDTIAKAVENAGYKLGDEIMIALDCASAEFFVDGKYDYTKFEGDKGVVRTSEEQAQYLADLSAKYPIISIEDGMDENDWDGWKSLTEKVGDKVQLVGDDLFVTNVERLSKGIENGIANSILIKVNQIGTLTETIAAVNMAKNAGYTSVMSHRSGETEDNTIADLAVALNTGQIKTGSASRSDRMAKYNQLLRIEEELGETAYYPQDKAFKIK
- a CDS encoding glycogen synthase, whose product is MNNFLFVAAENDGIPNCKAGGMGDVVRDVPRHISKRGDKVQVVVPSYSRLHFNGTFRTNLNFQLRGTSYVAELYEVVGKRECPNIIHYVIHHPEIQEGGIAHIYHDDPTEPFFTDFIKYIIFCTAVAEAIKMGAFGDLDVVHMHDWHASALLFLKTYHPRYNELKKMRYVYSIHNLAIQGIRPFYDNYASMHNWFPELQLDHDALKDPRYQDCINLMAVGIRLADSVHTVSPSYKEDVMLPSARPEFVGGESLEKDLQHANNEGRLIGILNASNYNDIRKADKGRLYRNTVKALFGWLQDESKKYKADFLAHTGEKIMLYVTEKPKFIVSSVARLTEQKFYFFKRSPEAFEQMLQRLREVDGIFMLLGTGDPDYEEFFRGMSYKHQNFIFTNGQSEDLIDSIYLESDLYCMPSLFEPCGISQMLAMRNGNPCFVHHTGGLKDTVEHHVTGFAFDGMTYDEKIKNMVKNFSEAIDLWENDKPKWKKIKSNAEKVRFTWEKSLDEYYSKLYVL